The Desulfobacteraceae bacterium genome contains the following window.
CCCACCCTCCCCCCCTGACGAAGACCCCCGCTGGAAAAAGGTGATCCGCACCATGCGCCTGAACGGCTTCAGCGCCACGGCGCTGATCGAAACCCTGCACACGGTTCAGGAAAGCTTCGGTTACCTCGAGCCCCAGGCGCTTAGATTCGTTGCCCGTTCCCTGCGGGTGCCCCTCAGCCGGGTTTACGCGGTGGCGACCTTCTATCACGTCTTCACCCTGAAACCCCCGGGCCGGCATACCTGCGTGGTCTGCCTTGGAACGGCCTGCTTTATCGGCGGCGCGAACACCATTTTAGACGGCATCCGAGACGCCCTGACCATCGCCCCGGGCGAAACCACCGCCGACGGCAACGTCTCGCTGCTCACCGCCCGCTGTCTGGGCGCCTGCGGCCTGGCGCCGGCGGCGGTTTTCGACGGCGCGGTGCAGGGCAACCTCACGCTGCC
Protein-coding sequences here:
- the hoxE gene encoding bidirectional hydrogenase complex protein HoxE; amino-acid sequence: MAPLTASAPGYQTPPSPPDEDPRWKKVIRTMRLNGFSATALIETLHTVQESFGYLEPQALRFVARSLRVPLSRVYAVATFYHVFTLKPPGRHTCVVCLGTACFIGGANTILDGIRDALTIAPGETTADGNVSLLTARCLGACGLAPAAVFDGAVQGNLTLPAVLEKIRGWTEP